AAATGGctaacaattaaaatgcataaaacaaaacaaaaattgttgttcaccaaatgcaacaaacaaattttggaTATAGCGCCTGTCGTTTGCCATACATACAGATTGATAGATTgatatagaaatatatgtgtatatgggTGTGTGTTGTGAATacatttaaactaaatatttaataatgataTATAATAGTTATATACTAATTGATGTGgcttttgaaatttgaatcaCAAAAATTGGCGCACGTTTGTTTGCATGTAGTTTGTTCAACATTTAGATTAGGTTACAGGatatacaatatgtatatatcgaatatacatatgtgtatgcatgtacGATATATGTATGATAGGATTACACTTGTTACAAATTACGTATCACTGGTTCGTTGTCAGCTGTATCACGTCTTTTTGGGGCACCGCAAATAGCGCAGCACCGCATAGCCCAGTCCGCGAAATACCAGAAAGAACATCATCAGTATCAGCGTGTTCAGCCACAATGGTGATGTTGAGTTTTGTGCTTTGAGTATTTCCTCATATGGAATGAATTCGGTTGTCTGCTGTTTGCATATCTCATAGCTGCTCGGCGATCCGCAACtgaaaacagcagcagaaacggAAATCGATGAATAAGTTGAATGCCATCCCAtcgaatatataatataaattcaataaaactaAAGTGAAATACACTTACCTAATAGGCGGACCCTCGCGGAACTCGAGTATTTGCATATTCTGATATGCATAGTGTATCATTGATGTATACCGTATCCAGCTGAGACCTTCCGGAATGCGTGACGAAAGATAACCGCCAAAGAGCTGTGTGGCAAGCGTATAGAGTGCACTCAGCGTAATGCTCACATTCATGTCCATGCAACAGGCGCCAATGAAGAAGCCCACGCTCTGTGCCACAATTGTGTTGAGTAGCAAAAAGATTAGCATCAGAAAGAAGAGCttaaagctaaataaaaaaaagtaagacaAATTGATTAGAATTGATAATCGATAGCAGTCGCAAATTGATAAACTTACCTGCTGCAGCCCAGCATGGGATAGCTTATCATGAGGTAGACAGTGGGTAAAGTTATCACCAGCGGAAGTTCCGCGCACATTTTGGCCAGATAATAGGCAGACAAGCGATAGGCACCAGAGCGACGCTCCTTGCTGATGACCTCACGCTCTGAGGGGActaaaacaaagaaaagaaaaaagtacaTTATTTATGAGCAGCAAGTTCGCATAAAGGTGTAAGAGTAATATTAAGATAAGGTTTGAGTAAGACAAATTTTTACtttgaatttacatttatacAAATTACTTTAGTACTTTTTAAGCTATCGATTCCTTAGAAGAAGCAAAGTAAGTTAAGCTTTTagcttattattaaatgtgcTTTCGATCAATCTTATAAACTTTGAAAGTTGGCGAAGGTTTCTATTCATTAGGAGCAAAGTAAATCAaactttttgcttatttttacAACAAAATGTACTTTAGATTATTCTTATAAAACTTGTACTTAACAACTCTACAAAACAGGcatatacaattaaaataaattagagaCTAAAGCTTTcgattaatttgaaaaaatctgCAGAATTTGGGTTAGAATGTACAGAGCTTTCTAAGGTGCTTTTAAACTAACAATATTCGAAATTATGTCGTGCTTTTATGTAACATGAATGATAACTAAACCGacaatataatttcaataataatgcTTAAAAAGCTGCTTAACTTCAGCCTTAACTaatctacatttaaaataattcctCTCTGGACACTCACATGAATTGAGCGCACCGAAGAGCGCAAAGAGCATCCAGTAGGTCTGCGAGAAGAACATCCAGCCCTGAAGATCGTGCAGGAACTCCTCGGTGCGGGGCAGCTGGAACCAAATGGCCCCGGCCATCAGAGCTAAACCGATGGTTTGGAACCAATTCAGTTTGGAGAGCATGCGCGGCTTGGCCTCCTTGAAATTGCGGCTGGAGAGCACGCTGAACTGGGTGTGAAAGCGTGTGGGATACGAGAGCCAATCATCATCGTTGGCACACTTTTTGCCCGCACTGTATGACTGGCAATCACTGGAGGCGCAGGAACTGAAATTCGATTGCGAATCGGCTGCGCTGTAAACCAAATGCTGAGCAGCCTCCTCATCGGCATCGCAATCCTTTGTGGTGTTGTGTCGATTGGCGTATTGATTGTAAACATAATTGATTAGATTACTGTTGTGCTGCTTCTCCAACGACTTGtcctggctctggctctgtggatggccgttgccgttgctgttactgttgatGGTATTCAAGTAGTTGCAATGCGATTCCCTGGCGGCAACAAACAGCTTTTCACGTATATCCGGATGGGATTTCAGCTGTTCCACTGCAAGCACAGAAAATTCGATTAATTTTTAGTTCTACAAAACATCAATTCATTCTACTTACACACAAAGTCAGCGGGATTGTAGTGGGGCTTGATGGTCACACCAA
This DNA window, taken from Drosophila nasuta strain 15112-1781.00 chromosome 2L, ASM2355853v1, whole genome shotgun sequence, encodes the following:
- the LOC132792224 gene encoding uncharacterized protein LOC132792224 isoform X2; this encodes MGPSGSGKTTLLDCLSGQRHFDSGNVYLNREPLSKRWRRKIGYVLQEEIFFTQLTLRETVLYTALLRLPESMARAEKLRLVDHILDTLELTCCQQTKFGDYLNRGLSGGEKKRANIACELLTNPLLMLLDEPTSGLDSHSAISLMKVLKRYAQLEQKTIVISVHQPSSQMFHMFDKLLLLHQGRTAYFGEVQNIFRHFEDIGVTIKPHYNPADFVLEQLKSHPDIREKLFVAARESHCNYLNTINSNSNGNGHPQSQSQDKSLEKQHNSNLINYVYNQYANRHNTTKDCDADEEAAQHLVYSAADSQSNFSSCASSDCQSYSAGKKCANDDDWLSYPTRFHTQFSVLSSRNFKEAKPRMLSKLNWFQTIGLALMAGAIWFQLPRTEEFLHDLQGWMFFSQTYWMLFALFGALNSFPSEREVISKERRSGAYRLSAYYLAKMCAELPLVITLPTVYLMISYPMLGCSSFKLFFLMLIFLLLNTIVAQSVGFFIGACCMDMNVSITLSALYTLATQLFGGYLSSRIPEGLSWIRYTSMIHYAYQNMQILEFREGPPISCGSPSSYEICKQQTTEFIPYEEILKAQNSTSPLWLNTLILMMFFLVFRGLGYAVLRYLRCPKKT